The genomic window GAAaagtatgtcaaataaaaataggatacaataataaataaatattaaataaataaataaataaatacattcagtAAATAATATCAGAGCTGTAATCCCCTAGGAATCAATACCCCGGAGCGGAATGCGTTTCACATATACTTCCTTAATATATGAACAAAGTAGTTTGCTGAATTAATTCAACAAGTTCCCTGATGTGACTAAAGCAGAAAGAAGAGCCTTTAGAAATGACCAAATACACATGTACAAGTGTGATGGGGCGATCAGTCAACGAGAACCATCTCAGGATGACGCCAGGTCTCCATCCTTGCTTCTTAAGCTTTCCTGCAAGTCTGCTGTTGAGGAGAAGGCTCTCCTGATCTCCATTCTGACGAGTTCCCAGGCACAGCCACTGTGTTTCTTCTCGTCCAGGTAGAGACGGATTCTCTGGAAGTACCTCTTCAGCATCAGCGTTGGGCTGTCAGCCGTCAGGACAGAGTCTTCCTCTCCCATGGCCTGTACCAAGCAGGTCTCCAGGCCTTGCAGCTGCTGATGAAGGGCAGTGTGCAGTTCCTCCAGGAGGGTGTTGTTCCAGGCAGCAGAGGAGCGCGCTGTGTGGAGGAGGTTGAAGATCTGCTGCAGCATCTCGTGCAGGACAGACACGGTCTGGTGCTTCTGGAACTGGCTGCCGTTCACCACCTCCCGCGGGAACTGGAAGTCTCTTCTGTCCTTGAGACACAAGACAGGGGAGACCCTCCTCATCTGGTCCAGAAGCACCAAGGTCGACCTGCTCAGCGGGACAGAGTTGTGAGGCAGGTCACAGCCCAGAGATCCAACAGGGCCATAGCTGCACAGCACCAGGGCCGTCAGCAGAGGGAGTAGCTGGGCCATGGGGAAATGAGGCTGCTGCTGTCCTGGCTGAGCTGGGGTCTGGGTGAACCTTGGACTCTAGGTTCTCTGAAGGCATTCTGGCTGTGCATGGCATTTATATCATAcagaaatgattttcattttctgaacatAGAGAAATGtacttttacttcctttttttggtTTTCACTTGTATATTTTCCATGTTGCCTAATAAAATGAGATCAGgccataatattaattttttcaataaagttTCATTTTCCAGTAAATTTCagatttgcaaataaaaatagtgtttgatcatttaaaaaagaagcatctTCTCCTAAAATCACacgtgtatatatgtgtatagatAGTTTCCCCTGCCTACATTTATTCATCTATAAATATTGCTTCTCTTtatagaacaaatttttaaaccTGATCCTAGGCTACATTTACTCCCTCTTTACTTACGTAGAAATTCCTACAGGTTTCTCGACTGAAATAATTATTTCTCAGGGGCTTTTGTTTGCAATTTTACAGAAGAGACTGGTATTTATTAGTAAATGAGATTACCTGGTGTTTATTTACTTTCCAGAATACATTCATGTAGATCCATGGGATTAAGCTTCACTGGGGCCACAAGGTCATAACTAATGTGGACAATGACCCTTTTATCAACCATGTTCTTACTGCAGATCTATGGTGCTCCTCACACAGTCATAACACccatagaaaatctctctcgtgaaaatgaaatataaagaagaaatcaaaatgaaacgaaacaactagtacaacaggaaactgtgatagtgacgagaaatcataatgaagtgaagaattcaatagatcaaatgaaaaacacaatagagagccttacaaacagaatgggtgaagcagaagagagaatatcggacttagaagacagagaacaggaaaggatacagtcagaccaaacaaaagaagaggaaattagaaatctaaaacatattgtcaggaatcttcaagataactattaaaaaaacccacattcccccgactgttaatgaacaacttaatacattatccctcttagtagtttttttgtctgttctacttaatatgattggtttaattctgtaattaatacacagttattcttaagtgttaaaaattaactgaaatgtgatccctgttaaacataagagtgggaataagagagggaagagatgtataatttgggacatgctcaagctgacttgccccaaatggtagagttagaaacagaccaggggattccaattcaatcccatcaaagtggcatgtaccaatgccatctcactattccaagtgatcaatttcagttcataattgttcataatgaaaggactaagagtcaaagggagcacataaacaagtctagtacctgctaacactaaccgatggaataaaaaaaggggagagtgatccaacatgggaagtgagatactcagcagactcatagaatggcagatgtcctaaacagcactctggcctcagaatcagccctaaaggcacttggatctggctgaaaagcccatgagagtatttcaggcatggaaagccaagacactctggcaaaagatctctgcgagtgagatcccagtggaaagaacaggtcttcaaagaaggaggtacctttctctgaagggaggagagaacctccactttgactatgaccttgtctaaacaagataagaatcagagaactcagagggcttccatagccttggaaactcatgactggagcatagggagactactgatgccatagacaggagtgtcaattggtaaagtcaacaacaggagtcactgtgcacttactcctcatgtaggatctctgtccttaatgtgctgtgtattgagatttaatgctataacgagtacccaaacaatatatttcactttgtgtttctatgggggtgcaaactgttgaaatctttacttaatgtatactaaactgatcctctgtaaaaaaaaaaaaaaaaaaagaaagaaagaaagaaattatcaactcccaacttgactctcactgggattaaacatgacaataggtctgatctgatttcatcatcattttaaaaaaatcatctattatttttcactttatgtttctgtgtgggagcaaactgttgaaatccttacttaatgtatactaagctgatcttctgtatatttagataatcgaaaatgaatcttgatgtgaatggaaggggagagggagtgggaaaggggagggtagtgggtgggagggacggtatgtgggggaagccattgtaatccataaatcgtactttggaaatttatattcattaaataaaagttaaaaaaaaacccacattccggttctaggagtttctgaaggcatggagagggagaaaggattagaaggcctttttagtgagatattagcagaaaatttcccaggtttggagaagggcagagaaatcctagtacaggaagctcacagaaccccttataaacacgaccaaaagagatcctcaccacgacacgttgtaattaaactctccacagtaaaacataaagaaaagatcctaaaatgtgcaagagagaaacgtcagattactctcagaggatctccaatcagactcacagctgacttctcatcagaaaccctacaagctaggagggaaaggcgagatatagcccaggtactaagagagaaaaactgccaacctagaatattatatcctgccaagctctcatttgtgaatgaaggtgaaataaagactttccatagcaaacagaaattgaaagaatttgtcaccacccgtccagccatgcaaaagatacttaaagatgtgttacacacagaaacacagaaacacggtcatcaatatgaaagaaggtaaaggaaggaaacctcacagcaaaagatcacagggaattcaaagcatatattagaacttatctttggcaaatggcagggcaaagttaccacttatcattagtcacattgaacgtgaatggcctgaactgtccagttaaaagacaccgattggctgattgggttaaggaacaaaacccatctatttgctgcttacaagaaacacatctttccaacaaagatccatacagactgaaagtgaaaggctggaaaaagatataccatgccaacagaaatgaaaaaagagcgggcgtagccatcttaatatcggacaacataaactttaccacaaaaactgttaagagagacaaagagggacactatataatgattaagggatcaattgaacaggaagatataacaattatcaatgtatatgcacctaactacagggcaccggtttatctaaaagatgtGTTAAtggggggggcggagccaagatggcggaatagtgagggcgcgcaccgatagtccgggaaaatttagtttaataaaaggggagttacggtagcttcagaaaaaagaaccaggaaaaaattgcacgggaatcgtgaatcggaggacctactgggagaacaaggtcgcccaccgcgcggaagccaagttgcgggaccgagccgcagaagccccagtgctccaaggggagtgcatgccacacagacaacagcggggagacttgggacgctcagggctccgagtccacacatcggcgctggaaggggaggtgagctcaataacccgagacattggtggggaaacgggggtcagaatctagaggggggccagaaagtgcagcaaactcactactggaaagaaggaaaaaaaagcttcggggtttctcttccccctaaccttgcaaaggttacaaggctgtgaggctagaagaattcccaagagacaaagagcaggcctgctctctggatttacatatcaatgggggagagctaaggaactgagtcactacaattcagtagcctaggcaacccagtgggagtccagaggagccaaagactggaagctaaataccatcaattctgcacagccgtgccctgcagtgttacttaccccctgaataaataaaataaataaataaataaaaagagagagatttaccacgcataacctgagggtgtcacctttgcacacccttaacctggaagaaccaggcagagctctcaggccgcacccatctcaagcctccaaggctcctccaacagcaggcagtccacttaacacggacacagtataaaaaaaaaaaaaaaaccgcacagtgacgcaagaagaattaactatgccgagtaacaaacacagaaacagagggagcaagatcaacgatgacactatgatgcctccaaataagcaaaacaccccaagccaagagtatgaagacgatgagatagaagaaatgcaagatacggatttcaaaacatttatgataagaacatttagaagttttcaaaagcaaatccttgaactacagaaatccttaatggacaagattgaaaatctctcacgtgaaaacgaaattttaaggaagagtcaaaatgaaactcagaaactagtagaacaggaaagtgttatagtgaagagaaatcaaaatgaaatgaagagctcaatagatcaaatgacaaacacattagaaagccttaaaaacagaatgggtgaagcagaagagagaatatcggacttagaagatagagcacaggaaaacatacagtcaaaccaaagaaaagaagaggaaattagaaacctaaaaaatattgttgggaatctacaggatactattaaaaaaaccaacattcgagttctaggagttcctgaaggcatggagagagagaaaggattggaaggcctttttagtgagatactagcagagaactttccaggtttggagaaggacagagatatcctagtacaggaagctcatagaacccccaataaacatgaccaaaagagatcctcaccacgacacgtggtaattaaacttaccacagtgaaacataaagaaaagatcctaaaatgtgcaagagagaaacgtcagattactctcagaggatctccaatcagactcacagctgacttctcatcagaaaccctacaagccaggagggaatggcgagacatagcacaggtgctaagagagaaaaattgccagcccagaatattatatcctgccaagctctcatttgtgaatgaaggtgaaataaagacctttcatagcaaacagaaattgaaagactttgtggccactcgtccggccctgcaaaagatacttaaagatgtgctacactcagaaacacagaaacacggccatcaatatgaaagaagggaaaggaagaacacctaccagtaaaagagcatgggaagctcaaagcatatactagaaaatatttccgggaaaatggcagggcaaagtcactacatatcaatagtcacattgaacattaatggtctgaattcttcagttaaaagacaccgtttggctgactggctcacagaacacaacccaactatttgttgcctacaagaaacacatctctctaacaaagaggcatgcagactgaaagtgaaaggttggaaaaagatattccatgccaacagaaaccaaaaaaaagcaggtgtagccatattaatatcagacaaaataaactttaatacaaaaactgttaagagagacaaagagggacactatataatgattaagggttcaattcaacaggaagatgtaactattataaatgtatatgcacctaattacagggcaccggtctatttaaaagatatgttaagggacttaaagggagatttagattccaatacaatagtactgggggacttcaatactccactctcagaaatagacagatcatccggacagaagatcaacaaggaaacagcagatttaattgacactattgcccaaatggatctaacagatatctacagaactttcaaccctacatctacagacttcacatttttctcagcagcgcatggaaccttctctaggattgaccacatgctaggccataaagcaagtctcagcaaatttaaaagaattagaatcataccatgcagcttctcagaccacagtgggatgaagttggaaattagcaactcaggaaaccccagaaagtatgcaaacacatggagactgaacaacatgctcctgaatgaacactgggtcattcaagaaatcaaaagagaaatcaaaaactttctggaagtaaatgaagacaacaacacaacacatcaaaacttatgggatacagcaaaaacagtattgagaggcaaatttatagcaataggtgcctataccaagaaattggaaaggtaccaaataaatgagctttcagcgcacctcaaggacctagaaaaactgcagcaaaccaaacccaaatctagtaggagaagagaaataattaaaaccagagaagaaattaacaggattgaatccaaaaaaacattacaaaaaatcagccaagcgagaagctggttttttgaaaaaataaacaaaattgacaccccattggcccaactaactaaaaaaagaagagaaaagacccaaatcaataaaatcagagatgaaaaaggaaacgtaacaacagacaccacagaaataaaaagaatcatcagaaattactacaaggacctgtatgccagcaaaaggaaaacctatcagaaatggatagattcctggacacatgcaatctaccaaaattgaaccatgaagacatcgaaaacctaaatagacccataactgaaacagaaattgaaacagtaataaaggccctcccaacaaagaaaagcccaggaccagatggattcactgctgaattctaccagacatttaaagaagaactaactccaattcttctcaaactattcagaacaatcgaagaagagggaatcctcccaaattctttctatgaagccagcatcaccttaattcctaagccggaaaaagatgcagcactgaaagaaaattacagaccaatatccctgatgaacatagacgcaaaaatcctcaataaaattctggccaatagaatacaacaacacatcaggaaaatcatcaacccagaccaagtgggattcatccctggtatgcagggatggttcaacattcgcaaatcaatcaatgtgattcaccacattaacagactgcagaagaaaaaccatatgattatctcaattgatgcagagaaagcatttgataaaattcaacaccctttcatgatgaaaactctaagcaaattgggtatagaaggaacattcctcaatataatcaaagcaatttataaaaaacccacagccagcatcctattgaatggggaaaagttggaagcatttccactgaaatctggcaccaggcagggatgcccactctcaccactgctatttaacatagttctggaagttttagccagagccatcagacaagaaaaagaaatcaaaggaatacaaatcaagaaggaagaagtcaaactatccctctttgcagacgatatgattctgtacttagaggatccaaagaactctactaagagactattggaactcatagaggagtttggcaaagtggcaggatataaaatcaatgcacaaaaatcaacagcctttgtatacacaagcaatgccatgactgagaaagagctgctaagatcaatcccattcacaatagctacaaaaacaatcagataccttggaataaacttaaccaaggacgttaaagatctctacgatgaaaactacaaaaccttaaagaaagaaatagaagaggataccaaaaaatggaaaaatcttccatgctcatggattggaagaatcaacatcatcaaaatgtccattctcccaaaagcaatttatagattcaatgcaatcccaatcaagataccaaagacattcttcgcagatctagaaaaaatgatgctgaaattcatatggaggcacaagagacctcgaatagctaaagcaatcttgtacaacaaaaacaaagccggaggcatcacaataccagatttcaggacatactacagggcagttgtaatcaaaacagcatggtactggtacagaaacagatggatagaccaatggaacagaattgaaacaccagaaatcaacccaaacatctacagccaacttatatttgatcaaggatctaaaactaattcctggagcaaggacagtctattcaataaatggtgctgggaaaactggatttccacgtgcagaagcatgaagcaagacccctaccttacaccttacacaaaaatacactcaacgtggattaaagacctaaatctacgtcctgacaccattaagttattagagaacattggagaaacccttcaagatattggcacaggcaaagaatttatggaaaagacccgggaggcacagacagtcaaagccaaaatcaactattgggattgcatcaaattgagaagtttctgtactgcaaaagaaacagtcaggagagtgaagagacaaccgacagaatgggaaaaaatatttgcaaactatgcaacagataaagggttaataaccagaatctacaaagagatcaagaaactccacaaaaacaaaaccaacaacccacttaagagatgggccaaggacttcaatagacatttttcaaaagaggaaatccaaatggccaacaggcacatgaaaaaatgttcaaggtcactagcaatcagggaaatgcaaatcaaaaccacaatgaggtttcacctcaccccagttagaatggctcacatacagaaatctaccaacaacagatgctggcgaggatgtggggaaaaagggacactaacccactgttggtgggaatgcaaactggtcaagccactgtggaaatcagtctggagattcctcagaaacctgaatataaccctaccgttcgacccagccatcccactccttggaatttacccaaaggagtttaaattgataaacaaaaaagcggtctgcaccctaatgtttattgcagcacaattcacaatagccaagacctggaaccaacctaaatgcccatcaacggtagactggataaagaaattatgggatatgtattctttagagtactataccgcagtaagaaacaacgaaatccagtcatttgcaacaaaatggaggaatctggaacacatcatgctgagtgaagtaagccagtcccaaagggacaaataccatatgttctccctgatcggtgacaactgactgaacaccaaaaaggaaacctcctgaagtgaaatggacactatgggaaatggtgacttgatcagcatagccctgactgctaatggacaacttaatacattatccctcatagtattttttttttgtctgttctacttaatatgactggtttaattctgtaattatcacacagttattcttaagtgttgaaaattaactgaaatgtgatccctgttaaacataagagtgggaataagagagggaagagatgtataatttggggcaagctcgggctgacttgccccaattggtagagttggaaacataccaggggactccaattcaatcccatcaaggtggcatgtgccaatgccatctcactactccaagtgatcaatttcagttcacaattgatcataatgaaaggactaagagtcaaagggagcacataaacaagtctagtatctgctaacaccaaccgatagaataaataaaggggagagtgatccaacatgggaagtgagatactcagcagactcatagaatggcggatgtcctaaatagcactctggcctcagaatcagccctaaaggcacttggatctggctgaaaagcccatgagagtatttcaggcatggaaagccaagacactctggcaaaaagatctctgtgagtgagatcccagtggaaagaacaggtcttcaaagagggaggtgtctttctctgaagggaggagagaacctccactttgactatgaccgtgtctaaacaagataagagtcggagaactcaaggggcttccatagccttggaaactcataactggtgcatagggagattactgatgccatagacaggagtgtcaattggtaaagtcaacaacaggagtcactgtgcacttactcctcatgtaggatctctgtccttaacgtgctgtacactgaggcttaatgctataacgagtactcaaacagtatatttcactttgtgtttctatgggggtgcaaacgactgaaatctttacttaatgtacactaaactgatcttctgtaaaaaaaaaaaaaaaaaaaaaaaaagaaagaaattatcaattcccaacttgactctcactgggattaaacatgacaataggtctgatctgatttcatcatcatttacaaaaaatcatctattatttttcactttatgtttttgtgtgggagcaaactgttgaaatacttacttaaggtatactaagctgatcttctgtatattaagataatcgaaaatgaatcttgatgtgaatggaaggggagagggagtgggaaaggggagggttgttggtgggagggacggtatggggggggaagccattgtaacacatgagtcgtactttggaaatttatattcattaaataaaagattaaaaaaaaataaaagatgtgttaatggacttaaagggagacttagaccccagtacaatagtactgggggacttcaatactccactctcagaaatagacagatcaataggacagaagatcaacaaggatacagtagatttaaacgaaaccatagcccaaatggatctaacagatatctacagaactttcaatcctacagctaaagattttacattcttctcagcagtacatggaaccttctctaggattgaccacatactagctcataaagcaagtctcagcaaattcaaaagaattagaatcataccatgcagcttctcagaccagaaaggaatgaagttggaaattagcaaggcccctacctttcaccttacacaaaaattcactcaacatgaattaaagacttaattctaagacctgacaccatcaaattattagagagcattggaaaaaccctgcaagatataggtaccggcattgacttcttggaaaacaccccagaaacacaggcagtcaaagccaaaattaacatttgggattgcatcaaattgagaagtttctgtactgcaaaagaaacggtCGGGAAAGTgaggagacaactgacagaacgggaaaatatatttgcaaactatgcaactgataaagggttgataaccagaatctacaaagagatcaagaaactcctcaacatcaaaacaaacaacccacttaagagatgggtcaaggacctcaatagacatttttcaaaagaggaaatccaaatggccaacaggcacatgaaaaaacttcaagatcactagcaaccagggaaatgcaaatcaaaaccacaatgaggttccacctcaccccagttagaatggctcacattcagaaatctaccaacaacagatgctggagaggatgtggggaa from Oryctolagus cuniculus chromosome 1, mOryCun1.1, whole genome shotgun sequence includes these protein-coding regions:
- the LOC100356937 gene encoding interferon omega-1-like, with amino-acid sequence MAQLLPLLTALVLCSYGPVGSLGCDLPHNSVPLSRSTLVLLDQMRRVSPVLCLKDRRDFQFPREVVNGSQFQKHQTVSVLHEMLQQIFNLLHTARSSAAWNNTLLEELHTALHQQLQGLETCLVQAMGEEDSVLTADSPTLMLKRYFQRIRLYLDEKKHSGCAWELVRMEIRRAFSSTADLQESLRSKDGDLASS